A window of the Mannheimia granulomatis genome harbors these coding sequences:
- the luxS gene encoding S-ribosylhomocysteine lyase: MPLLDSFKVDHTKMNAPAVRVAKTMTTPKGDTITVFDLRFCRPNIDILPVRGIHTMEHLFAGFMRDHLNSENVEIIDISPMGCRTGFYMSLIGSPSAEDVVKAWTASMEDALNKIPNVSAIPELNEYQCGSYKEHSLEEAHQIARNVLNAGIGINHNEDLALDEKLLNP; the protein is encoded by the coding sequence ATGCCTTTATTAGATAGTTTTAAAGTTGATCATACCAAAATGAATGCACCGGCGGTACGTGTAGCAAAAACCATGACTACACCAAAAGGTGATACCATTACCGTCTTCGATTTACGTTTTTGTCGCCCGAATATTGATATTCTGCCTGTGCGTGGTATTCACACCATGGAACATTTATTTGCCGGTTTTATGCGAGATCATCTAAACAGTGAGAATGTTGAAATTATTGATATTTCGCCAATGGGATGTCGTACTGGGTTTTATATGTCTTTAATCGGCTCACCTTCTGCAGAAGATGTAGTGAAAGCTTGGACAGCCTCAATGGAAGATGCCCTTAACAAAATTCCTAATGTGTCAGCTATTCCGGAATTGAATGAATACCAATGTGGTTCTTATAAAGAACACTCATTAGAAGAAGCTCACCAAATTGCCCGCAACGTGCTAAATGCCGGTATTGGCATCAATCATAATGAAGATTTAGCATTAGATGAAAAATTGTTAAATCCATAA
- a CDS encoding ABC transporter ATP-binding protein — MFEKLFRWFEARIETYPNETPTTPKSGLIPFIYDATKGMRIYILLLTVLVAVVGIIEAVLFQFMGDLVDWVNKYSATELWAEKGMTIVGMFFIAMLAVLFVYLACSIRFQALQGVFPMRLRWNFHRLMLGQSLGFYQDEFAGRVSAKVMQTALAVRDVIMTCADMLVYVMVYFATSSIILLQLDGWLFIPFILWMIALGCTIRYFVPKLAQAAQEQSDARSLMTGRITDAYSNITTVKLFSHGNRESAYAKESMEEFMVTVHKQMRLVTVIETVTNLMSMVLIISTAGIGLWLWGNNVITAGAIATSTALALRIKGLSQWIMWEFASLFENLGTVQDGMVTLSKPHNVVDKENAQTLSVTEGEIKFEKVDFAYDPSKPLLKDFNLTIKPGEKVGLVGRSGAGKSTLTNLLLRFYDIQNGVISIDGQNIANITQESLRSQIGLVTQDTSLLHRSVRENLMYGRPTATEEEMLKAVEQAAASEFIPHLQDAKGRTGFDAHVGERGVKLSGGQRQRIAIARVMLKDAPILLLDEATSALDSEVEVAIQENLTKLMEGKTVVAIAHRLSTIMAMDRLIVLDKGEIVEQGTHEELLAYNGVYARLWAHQSGGFLPENADI; from the coding sequence ATGTTCGAAAAATTATTTAGATGGTTTGAAGCTCGTATTGAAACCTATCCGAATGAAACACCCACAACTCCCAAATCCGGACTCATCCCCTTTATTTATGATGCAACAAAAGGAATGCGAATTTATATCCTACTGCTTACTGTATTAGTTGCAGTAGTTGGTATAATTGAAGCCGTTCTCTTTCAGTTTATGGGTGATTTAGTCGACTGGGTGAATAAATACTCTGCAACCGAACTTTGGGCAGAAAAAGGCATGACCATTGTCGGAATGTTCTTTATCGCCATGCTGGCAGTCTTATTTGTTTATCTTGCCTGCAGTATTCGCTTCCAAGCTTTACAGGGTGTTTTTCCAATGCGTTTACGTTGGAATTTCCACCGCCTAATGCTTGGGCAAAGTTTAGGCTTCTATCAAGATGAATTTGCCGGCCGCGTCTCAGCCAAAGTGATGCAAACCGCCTTAGCAGTACGTGATGTTATTATGACCTGTGCCGATATGCTGGTCTATGTAATGGTTTATTTCGCTACCTCTAGCATTATATTATTGCAACTAGACGGTTGGTTATTTATTCCGTTTATTTTATGGATGATTGCCTTAGGCTGTACCATTCGTTATTTTGTACCGAAATTAGCACAGGCAGCACAAGAGCAATCTGATGCCCGCAGCTTAATGACAGGACGCATTACCGATGCTTACTCTAATATCACCACCGTAAAATTATTCTCTCATGGCAATCGTGAATCCGCTTATGCCAAAGAATCAATGGAAGAATTTATGGTTACCGTGCATAAACAAATGCGTTTAGTTACTGTAATTGAAACGGTAACTAACCTCATGTCTATGGTACTCATTATTTCAACAGCCGGTATCGGTTTATGGCTATGGGGAAATAACGTGATCACTGCAGGGGCAATTGCTACCTCAACAGCTCTTGCTCTACGTATTAAAGGTTTATCACAATGGATTATGTGGGAATTTGCCAGCCTATTTGAAAATTTAGGCACTGTGCAAGATGGTATGGTTACGCTTTCTAAGCCACATAATGTAGTTGATAAAGAAAATGCACAAACACTAAGCGTAACTGAGGGAGAAATTAAATTTGAAAAGGTGGATTTTGCCTATGACCCAAGCAAGCCTCTCCTAAAGGATTTCAATCTCACTATTAAGCCAGGAGAGAAAGTGGGGTTAGTAGGAAGAAGTGGAGCAGGTAAATCTACGCTTACTAACCTACTCTTGCGTTTTTACGATATTCAAAACGGTGTTATCTCCATTGATGGGCAAAATATTGCTAACATTACTCAAGAGAGCTTACGCTCACAAATTGGTTTGGTAACTCAAGACACTTCGCTTTTACACCGCTCTGTAAGAGAAAATTTAATGTATGGTCGCCCAACTGCGACAGAAGAAGAGATGCTAAAAGCTGTAGAGCAAGCTGCTGCCAGCGAATTTATCCCACATCTTCAAGATGCCAAAGGTAGAACCGGCTTTGATGCCCATGTTGGCGAACGTGGTGTTAAACTTTCCGGTGGACAACGCCAACGGATTGCTATTGCTCGTGTTATGTTAAAAGATGCCCCAATTCTATTATTAGATGAGGCAACCAGTGCGTTAGATTCCGAAGTAGAAGTGGCTATCCAAGAAAACCTCACCAAATTGATGGAAGGCAAAACCGTTGTGGCCATTGCCCACCGCTTATCCACCATTATGGCGATGGACAGACTTATCGTATTAGACAAAGGTGAAATTGTCGAACAAGGCACACACGAAGAACTACTAGCCTACAACGGCGTTTATGCCCGTCTCTGGGCACACCAAAGCGGTGGATTCCTGCCGGAAAATGCGGATATCTAG
- a CDS encoding helix-turn-helix domain-containing protein — protein MKTCEKIRHLREDRQWTQEEMATKLSMSTQGYAKIERGDTRSNMDRLEQLAQVFGIDIMELLSYGEAQFQFNNSTNTGSFNNTFFSSANSDMQLELQRMQLLMAHQSEIIENLKRENMLLSEMNALLKQKKIED, from the coding sequence ATGAAAACCTGTGAAAAAATTCGTCATTTAAGAGAAGATCGCCAATGGACACAAGAAGAAATGGCAACAAAATTAAGTATGTCCACTCAGGGCTATGCAAAAATTGAACGTGGGGATACTCGTTCCAATATGGATCGTCTGGAGCAACTTGCTCAAGTTTTTGGTATTGATATAATGGAATTACTTTCTTATGGAGAAGCACAGTTTCAGTTTAATAATTCAACTAATACAGGATCTTTCAATAATACGTTTTTTAGTAGTGCCAATAGCGATATGCAACTAGAGCTGCAAAGAATGCAATTACTTATGGCTCACCAGTCAGAGATTATTGAAAATTTGAAAAGAGAGAATATGTTGCTATCAGAAATGAATGCTTTATTAAAGCAAAAAAAGATTGAAGATTAA
- the dnaA gene encoding chromosomal replication initiator protein DnaA, producing the protein MEQIVSALWSDCLNHLQTKVSPTDYSTWLRPLQASSDNGELTLYAQNQFVENWVKDKFLSEITELARFLAKNDNLVVTLKVGIKPSEQSKPLSNVKEENSDSVHSGFKTGLNPNQTFENFVQGRSNQLAKLVAQQVVDNLGESHCNPLSFYAGTGLGKTHLLHAIGNELIKRTPTTRVLYIHLERFYRDIIKAINSSNNDAEKIKKFYRSLDVLMIDDIQFLANKPKVQEEFLHLLNALFEQKKQIILTSDVLPKNIDKIDTAIKSRLSGGISATIEPPELETRVAILRQKAAERGADLQEDAAYLMGQKLRTNVRELEGALNRVIAWQKLTLRPITVDAVRETLQDLFASFDYLITIENIQRIVAEYYNIKVADIKSKSRARSIARPRQMAMALAKELTNHSLPEIGREFGGRDHTTVLHACKTINELRDSESNIQEDYINLTRKLSS; encoded by the coding sequence TTGGAGCAAATTGTGTCTGCCCTTTGGTCTGATTGCCTTAATCACTTACAAACTAAAGTCTCACCAACCGATTACAGTACTTGGTTGCGCCCTCTTCAAGCAAGTTCTGATAATGGGGAACTAACACTTTATGCTCAAAATCAATTTGTCGAAAATTGGGTTAAAGATAAATTCTTATCGGAAATTACTGAGCTGGCACGTTTTTTAGCTAAAAATGATAACCTAGTTGTAACACTCAAAGTAGGAATTAAGCCTAGCGAACAGTCAAAGCCGCTAAGCAATGTAAAAGAGGAAAATTCAGATTCCGTACATTCGGGTTTTAAAACAGGCTTAAACCCAAATCAAACCTTTGAAAACTTTGTTCAAGGTCGTTCAAACCAACTGGCAAAATTAGTAGCGCAACAAGTGGTAGATAACTTAGGCGAAAGCCACTGCAATCCACTCTCTTTTTATGCCGGTACCGGTTTAGGTAAAACACACTTACTTCATGCTATCGGTAATGAATTGATCAAACGTACACCTACTACCCGTGTTTTATATATTCATCTTGAACGTTTTTATCGAGATATCATTAAAGCGATTAACAGCTCGAATAACGATGCGGAAAAAATCAAAAAATTCTATCGCTCACTTGATGTGCTTATGATTGATGATATTCAATTTTTAGCAAACAAACCTAAAGTTCAAGAAGAGTTTTTACATTTATTAAATGCTTTGTTTGAGCAAAAAAAACAGATCATTCTGACTTCAGACGTATTGCCTAAAAATATTGATAAAATTGATACTGCGATTAAATCACGCCTAAGTGGTGGGATTAGTGCAACCATTGAGCCACCTGAGTTAGAAACCCGTGTTGCAATTCTCCGTCAAAAAGCAGCGGAACGGGGAGCAGATTTACAAGAAGATGCCGCTTATTTAATGGGGCAAAAACTGCGTACTAATGTACGTGAGTTAGAAGGTGCATTAAACCGTGTAATTGCATGGCAAAAATTAACACTTCGCCCAATTACAGTTGATGCTGTACGTGAAACCTTGCAAGATCTGTTTGCCTCTTTTGATTATCTCATTACCATTGAGAATATTCAGCGTATTGTGGCAGAATATTACAATATCAAAGTAGCAGATATTAAATCCAAAAGCCGAGCAAGAAGTATTGCCCGCCCTCGTCAAATGGCAATGGCATTAGCTAAAGAGCTAACAAACCATAGTTTGCCAGAAATTGGTCGAGAATTTGGCGGACGCGATCATACGACTGTACTACACGCTTGCAAAACGATTAATGAACTGCGTGATAGCGAAAGCAATATCCAAGAAGATTATATAAATTTAACCCGCAAATTATCATCTTAA
- the dnaN gene encoding DNA polymerase III subunit beta: MQITITREQLLKPLQQACSVLSSRPTLPVINNLLLEVDGDRLSLTGTDLEVELTTQAQLLQAVDFSGKFTIPAKKFLDISKSLPDDSVLSVLFEEDKAIIKAGRSKFSLATLPASDYPNLMDWKPEVDFSIEQSTLARLIEATQFSMANQDARYFLNGMKFETEGNLLRTVATDGHRLAVCTMALNQELLTHSVIVPRKAVLELSRLVSTSGETVRLEIGSSNIRITMNGIVFTSKLIDGRFPDYRRVLPRNADRILEADTETLKRALMRAAILSNEKFRGVRLTLSNNLLKITANNPEQEEAEETIDVAYDSPEMEVGFNVSYVLDVLNTLKCQRVRFSLVDSSSSCLIEDCDNSSAEYVIMPMRL, encoded by the coding sequence ATGCAAATTACTATTACAAGAGAACAGTTACTCAAACCTTTACAACAAGCTTGTAGCGTATTAAGTAGCCGCCCAACCTTGCCTGTAATTAACAATCTTTTACTTGAAGTAGATGGCGATCGTCTATCTTTAACAGGCACTGATTTAGAAGTTGAGTTAACCACCCAAGCTCAACTACTACAAGCGGTCGATTTTTCAGGAAAATTTACTATTCCTGCCAAAAAATTCTTAGACATCAGCAAAAGTTTACCGGATGATAGCGTACTTTCCGTACTTTTTGAGGAAGATAAAGCCATTATCAAAGCAGGACGTAGCAAGTTTAGTCTAGCGACCTTACCTGCAAGCGACTACCCTAATTTAATGGACTGGAAACCAGAAGTCGATTTTTCTATTGAGCAATCAACCCTTGCCCGCTTAATTGAAGCAACACAATTTTCAATGGCAAACCAAGATGCCCGCTATTTCTTAAATGGCATGAAGTTTGAAACTGAAGGTAACTTATTACGCACAGTCGCAACAGACGGTCACCGCTTAGCAGTCTGTACTATGGCATTAAACCAAGAACTGCTCACCCATTCGGTGATAGTGCCTCGTAAAGCAGTGCTTGAACTCTCTCGCCTGGTTTCTACAAGCGGAGAAACTGTACGCTTAGAAATCGGCTCCAGCAATATCCGTATTACGATGAATGGAATTGTCTTTACCTCGAAATTAATTGATGGTCGCTTCCCTGATTATCGTCGTGTATTGCCACGTAATGCAGATCGTATTTTAGAAGCCGATACAGAAACCTTAAAACGTGCTTTAATGCGTGCAGCTATTCTTTCAAATGAAAAATTTAGAGGTGTGCGTTTAACCTTAAGCAATAACTTGCTCAAAATTACCGCTAATAATCCTGAGCAGGAAGAAGCAGAAGAAACAATTGATGTGGCCTACGATAGCCCAGAAATGGAAGTCGGTTTTAACGTTAGCTACGTTTTAGACGTATTAAATACACTAAAATGCCAACGAGTACGTTTTAGCTTGGTGGACTCTAGCTCAAGCTGCTTAATTGAAGATTGCGATAACAGCTCTGCAGAATATGTGATTATGCCGATGCGTTTATAA
- a CDS encoding YfgM family protein, which produces MSNEYLNKTEEQQFEDAKNWFKENGTPILLAIILICAASFGWNFWKNHQLQTAQQTSATYQNVMESYLQNPSKNQPLIEKFIADNKDSSYGTFAQLEAAKQAVEKGDFSAAKTLLQAALTNQDPTLQTIARFRLAQLDYQLKSYDDALATLAQVQDKVWELRKQILTGDILVAKGDIQAAKAAYEQAKAVASPQEQILIDVRLNNL; this is translated from the coding sequence ATGAGTAATGAATATTTAAATAAAACTGAAGAGCAGCAATTTGAAGATGCAAAGAACTGGTTTAAAGAAAATGGCACCCCAATTTTGCTTGCGATCATTTTAATTTGTGCAGCCAGCTTTGGTTGGAATTTCTGGAAAAATCATCAATTGCAAACTGCACAACAAACTTCCGCGACATATCAAAATGTAATGGAAAGCTATTTGCAAAATCCAAGCAAAAATCAACCGCTTATTGAAAAGTTTATTGCGGATAATAAAGACTCAAGTTATGGAACCTTTGCTCAGTTGGAAGCCGCGAAACAAGCAGTTGAAAAAGGCGATTTTTCCGCAGCTAAAACGCTTCTGCAAGCGGCATTGACTAACCAGGATCCAACTTTACAGACTATTGCACGCTTTCGCTTAGCACAGCTTGATTATCAGTTAAAATCTTATGATGATGCACTTGCAACGCTGGCACAGGTTCAAGACAAAGTTTGGGAGTTACGTAAGCAGATCTTAACCGGTGATATTCTTGTCGCTAAGGGAGATATTCAGGCAGCAAAAGCAGCTTATGAACAAGCCAAAGCAGTGGCTTCTCCTCAAGAGCAAATTTTAATTGATGTACGATTAAATAATCTATAA
- the hisS gene encoding histidine--tRNA ligase, with protein sequence MAKTIQAIRGMNDCSPSESPLWQWVEGKVRNVLANYGYAEVRMPIVESTPLFARAIGEVTDVVSKEMYTFWDNDEQLTLRPEGTAGCVRAAIERGWIYNNEQRLWYMGPMFRHERPQKGRYRQFHQAGVEVFGIPNPEIDAELIILTARLWKELGIEKHVSLQLNSIGSLEARANYRSALVKFLENHTALMSEEEKERLVKNPLRILDTKNEALQEVLNDAPKLLDYLDDDSREHFAQLCALLDAMGIAYEINPKLVRGLDYYNKTVFEWVTSALGSQGTVCGGGRYDGLVEQLGGHATQGVGFAIGLERLVLLVQEVNKEIDLPKAVDVYLVFSGEGTTVNAFQIAEKIRSELPQLRVMTHCSGGKFQKQFKRADKVEAKIALVIGESEVAEKQVVIKDLRSGAEQSTILQADLIAELAKRF encoded by the coding sequence GTGGCAAAGACAATTCAAGCAATTCGTGGAATGAATGACTGTTCCCCATCAGAATCTCCTTTATGGCAATGGGTTGAGGGGAAGGTACGTAATGTATTAGCTAACTATGGTTATGCGGAAGTGCGTATGCCGATTGTAGAAAGCACGCCTTTATTTGCCCGTGCTATCGGTGAGGTTACTGATGTTGTCTCTAAAGAGATGTACACTTTCTGGGATAACGATGAGCAATTGACTCTACGTCCGGAAGGTACTGCAGGTTGCGTACGTGCAGCAATTGAGCGTGGTTGGATCTATAATAATGAGCAACGTTTATGGTATATGGGGCCGATGTTTAGACACGAGCGTCCGCAAAAAGGCCGCTATCGCCAGTTCCACCAAGCCGGTGTAGAAGTATTTGGTATTCCTAATCCGGAAATTGATGCGGAATTAATTATTTTAACTGCACGTTTGTGGAAAGAATTGGGGATAGAGAAGCATGTTTCACTTCAGCTTAACTCAATCGGTTCGCTTGAAGCTCGTGCGAATTATCGCTCGGCATTGGTAAAATTTTTAGAAAATCACACCGCTTTAATGAGTGAGGAAGAAAAAGAGCGTTTAGTAAAAAATCCATTACGTATTCTTGATACTAAAAATGAAGCCTTGCAAGAGGTATTAAATGATGCCCCTAAATTATTAGATTATTTAGATGATGACAGCCGTGAGCATTTCGCCCAATTATGTGCTTTATTAGATGCAATGGGCATTGCATATGAAATTAATCCAAAATTAGTTCGTGGATTAGATTATTACAACAAAACGGTATTTGAATGGGTTACATCAGCATTAGGTTCGCAGGGTACAGTATGTGGTGGGGGGCGCTATGATGGTTTAGTCGAGCAGCTCGGCGGACATGCAACCCAAGGTGTTGGTTTCGCAATAGGCTTAGAGCGTCTGGTGTTGTTAGTTCAAGAAGTTAATAAAGAGATTGATTTACCGAAAGCGGTTGATGTTTATCTGGTATTCTCAGGCGAAGGTACAACGGTTAATGCGTTCCAAATTGCTGAGAAAATTCGTAGTGAATTACCTCAATTACGCGTGATGACTCACTGCTCGGGTGGTAAATTCCAAAAACAATTCAAACGTGCTGATAAAGTTGAAGCAAAAATTGCATTAGTGATTGGGGAAAGTGAAGTAGCTGAAAAACAAGTTGTGATCAAAGACTTACGTTCAGGTGCAGAGCAAAGTACCATTTTACAGGCAGATTTAATTGCTGAGTTAGCAAAGCGTTTTTAA
- the ispG gene encoding flavodoxin-dependent (E)-4-hydroxy-3-methylbut-2-enyl-diphosphate synthase has translation MIHQSPIKRRVSKKIYVGNVPVGGDAPITVQSMTNTRTTDVEATVAQIKALERVGADIVRVSVPTMDAAEAFKVIKQQVNVPLVADIHFDYRIALKVAEYGVDCLRINPGNIGNEERIRAVVDCARDKNIPIRIGVNAGSLERDLQEKYGEPTPQALLESALRHVDHLDRLNFDQFKVSVKASDVFLAVESYRLLAKQIDQPLHLGITEAGGARAGSVKSAVGLGLLLAEGIGDTLRISLAADPVEEIKVGFDILKSLRIRSRGINFIACPTCSRQEIDVIATVNALEQRLEDIITPMDVSIIGCVVNGPGEALISDLGVTGSNKMSGFYLDGIRQKERFDNDKLIDQLEAKIRAKVAQQHNRIDIEQVG, from the coding sequence ATGATACATCAATCACCTATTAAACGCCGTGTATCGAAAAAAATCTATGTCGGCAATGTACCTGTTGGCGGTGATGCACCGATTACGGTTCAATCTATGACGAACACACGCACAACAGATGTAGAAGCAACGGTTGCTCAAATCAAAGCTTTAGAGCGTGTTGGGGCGGATATTGTGCGAGTTTCTGTACCGACAATGGATGCTGCAGAGGCTTTTAAAGTCATTAAACAGCAGGTGAATGTACCGCTTGTTGCTGATATTCACTTTGATTACCGTATTGCCTTAAAAGTGGCAGAATATGGCGTGGATTGTTTGCGTATCAATCCAGGTAATATCGGGAATGAAGAACGTATCCGTGCAGTGGTTGATTGTGCCAGAGATAAGAATATCCCGATTCGTATCGGGGTAAATGCAGGATCTCTTGAACGTGATCTACAAGAAAAATACGGTGAGCCGACACCACAAGCTTTATTAGAATCTGCTTTGCGTCATGTGGATCACTTAGATCGTTTAAACTTCGATCAATTTAAAGTTAGCGTAAAAGCATCAGATGTATTTCTAGCGGTCGAATCTTATCGACTTCTTGCAAAGCAGATCGATCAGCCTCTGCATTTAGGTATCACTGAAGCAGGAGGGGCAAGAGCCGGCTCGGTTAAATCAGCAGTTGGGTTAGGCTTGCTTTTAGCAGAAGGTATTGGCGATACATTACGTATTTCGCTTGCAGCTGATCCGGTGGAAGAAATTAAAGTGGGTTTTGATATTTTAAAATCGTTGCGGATTCGTTCCCGTGGTATTAACTTTATCGCATGTCCAACCTGTTCCCGTCAGGAAATTGATGTGATTGCAACAGTTAATGCTTTAGAGCAGCGTTTAGAGGATATTATTACGCCAATGGATGTGTCGATCATCGGCTGTGTCGTAAATGGTCCGGGCGAAGCATTGATTTCCGATTTGGGCGTAACCGGCAGTAATAAAATGAGTGGTTTCTATTTAGACGGTATTCGCCAAAAAGAGCGTTTTGATAACGATAAATTAATTGATCAACTAGAAGCAAAAATTCGTGCAAAAGTCGCACAACAACATAATCGTATAGATATTGAACAAGTAGGATAA
- a CDS encoding RodZ domain-containing protein, with translation MMKSVNSQQEQLHVNGDGLTLGQQLRAAREALNLSIADVALKTNLKKSHIESLENDIFILKNVAPTFVRGYVRNYVKFLRLPEALISSVNYGEVTIPKEVTKVSPVKPSSNSQGRSLKYLTILVLLAALGMTLLWWWQGYKKDQENREQLVNSAPINIEAVGTSNETTATTQSIPVQQSIVPVTTSEIAPTVATTEPALTEKVEVVAPTEAKPSLDEVPAATETTQSETVNILQNTQAEGAQTQATEQQQAAIGNDELRIEITGPQSWITVRGAKNKRLAEKLYNNGETLTFNDNEQYRLTIGAPANVKLYYKGQEVPLKIDGRVARIRLPLQ, from the coding sequence ATGATGAAATCAGTTAATTCTCAGCAAGAACAGCTTCATGTAAATGGGGATGGATTAACCTTAGGACAACAATTAAGGGCTGCCCGTGAGGCGTTAAATCTTTCAATTGCAGATGTTGCACTAAAAACTAACTTAAAAAAATCACACATCGAGTCGCTTGAGAATGATATTTTCATTTTAAAAAATGTAGCCCCTACCTTTGTGCGTGGTTATGTGCGTAATTATGTTAAATTTTTACGTCTGCCAGAGGCACTGATTTCAAGTGTAAACTATGGTGAAGTAACGATTCCAAAAGAAGTTACTAAGGTTTCTCCAGTTAAGCCGTCTTCGAATTCGCAAGGTCGTTCATTAAAATATTTAACTATTTTAGTGTTATTGGCTGCATTAGGAATGACCTTATTATGGTGGTGGCAGGGTTATAAAAAAGATCAGGAAAATCGTGAGCAGCTAGTCAATTCTGCTCCTATTAATATAGAAGCAGTTGGCACTTCGAATGAAACAACGGCCACAACTCAATCTATCCCTGTACAACAGTCGATTGTGCCTGTGACAACATCTGAAATAGCACCAACGGTTGCAACAACAGAGCCTGCATTGACGGAAAAAGTTGAGGTAGTTGCTCCAACAGAGGCAAAACCTTCATTAGATGAAGTGCCTGCAGCAACAGAAACTACTCAAAGTGAGACGGTAAATATTTTACAGAATACACAAGCTGAAGGTGCACAAACGCAAGCTACAGAGCAGCAGCAAGCTGCAATTGGTAATGATGAGCTACGTATTGAGATTACCGGCCCACAAAGTTGGATTACCGTGCGTGGTGCTAAAAACAAACGATTGGCTGAGAAGCTTTATAATAATGGTGAAACCTTAACTTTTAATGATAATGAGCAATACCGCTTAACTATCGGGGCTCCGGCAAATGTGAAGCTTTACTATAAGGGACAGGAAGTGCCATTAAAAATTGATGGTCGTGTCGCACGTATTCGTTTACCACTACAATAA
- the argH gene encoding argininosuccinate lyase, translating to MALWGGRFTQQADAKFKYFNDSLRFDYRLAIQDIEGSIGWAKAITTVGILTEGELEKLIAALNEVRTEVESNLAIILKDDAEDIHSWVESKLIEKVGDLGKKLHTGRSRNDQVAVDIKMWCKVQAVALQERIRALQERLVSVAGENQSSVMPGYTHLQRAQPVTFAHWCMAYYEMLERDFSRLSDANKRMSTCPLGSGALAGTAYGIDRDLLARNLGFEEATRNSLDSVSDRDHILELLSTASISMVHLSRFAEDLIIFNSGESGFLEMSDRVTSGSSLMPQKKNPDACELIRGKSGRVFGALTGLLTTLKGLPLAYNKDMQEDKEGIFDALETWQACLEIAELVLVDIQVNTERTREAAQQGYANATELADYLVAKGVPFREAHHIVGEAVVYAISKKEPLEALSIAEFQQFHQSIGDDVYPILSLESCLEKRCAKGGVNPQRVSEAIAAAKAALSSY from the coding sequence ATGGCTCTTTGGGGTGGACGTTTTACACAACAAGCGGATGCAAAATTTAAATATTTTAATGACTCGCTACGCTTTGACTATCGCTTAGCAATCCAAGATATCGAAGGTTCTATTGGTTGGGCAAAAGCTATTACCACGGTGGGAATTTTAACTGAAGGCGAATTGGAAAAATTAATTGCCGCACTCAATGAAGTACGAACAGAGGTGGAATCTAATCTGGCAATTATTTTAAAAGATGATGCGGAAGATATTCACAGCTGGGTAGAATCAAAGCTTATCGAAAAGGTCGGTGATTTAGGGAAAAAATTACACACAGGCCGCAGCCGTAATGACCAAGTAGCGGTAGACATTAAAATGTGGTGTAAAGTTCAAGCAGTAGCTTTACAAGAGAGAATTCGTGCGTTACAAGAACGTTTAGTTTCTGTTGCAGGAGAAAATCAATCTTCTGTTATGCCGGGCTACACCCATTTACAACGTGCCCAGCCAGTGACTTTTGCCCATTGGTGTATGGCATATTACGAAATGCTTGAGCGTGATTTCAGCCGTTTGAGTGATGCTAACAAACGTATGAGCACTTGCCCGCTTGGTTCTGGTGCTTTAGCAGGTACGGCTTACGGAATTGACCGTGACTTATTGGCTCGTAATTTAGGTTTTGAAGAGGCAACTCGCAACAGTTTAGACAGCGTTTCAGACCGTGATCATATTTTGGAACTGCTTTCGACGGCTTCAATCAGTATGGTGCATTTATCTCGTTTTGCTGAGGATTTAATTATTTTCAATAGTGGTGAGTCTGGTTTCCTTGAAATGTCCGATCGTGTGACTTCAGGTTCATCTCTCATGCCACAAAAGAAAAATCCCGATGCTTGCGAGCTAATTCGTGGTAAATCAGGGCGGGTATTCGGTGCGTTAACCGGCTTATTAACCACCTTAAAAGGCTTGCCGCTCGCTTATAATAAAGATATGCAAGAAGATAAAGAAGGTATTTTTGATGCTCTTGAAACCTGGCAAGCGTGTTTAGAAATTGCAGAGCTTGTTCTAGTTGATATTCAGGTTAATACAGAACGTACTCGTGAAGCAGCTCAACAGGGGTATGCAAATGCAACTGAATTGGCTGATTATCTGGTTGCAAAAGGCGTGCCGTTCCGTGAAGCTCACCATATTGTGGGCGAAGCTGTTGTTTATGCAATCAGCAAAAAAGAGCCTCTTGAAGCCTTGAGCATTGCGGAATTCCAACAATTTCATCAGAGTATTGGTGATGATGTTTACCCGATTCTATCATTAGAATCTTGCTTGGAAAAACGTTGTGCTAAGGGAGGTGTTAACCCACAGCGGGTGTCAGAAGCGATTGCAGCAGCAAAAGCGGCTTTGTCCTCTTACTAG